A stretch of the Thermodesulfobium sp. 4217-1 genome encodes the following:
- a CDS encoding glycosyltransferase family 9 protein, which yields MKNNLNKFEKKFDESSPKILFIRFSSFGDIILASGVIALLKSIYPNSDITWIMGNEFAPVFEGRTLANRIIGIDRSGLKGYISVFNLANKLREKTFDIVVDIQDNRRSAILLTMLKYKVKTKSMPSLKQRGDDHAYFHFARILKSIGIDKIPEKPYLLFNDFDRKSLNENLYSLGYKDEPLVVFATSASQSLKRWDIENFKELARIITSKNKVSIALIGAKGEEEYGFEGERVYNLIGKLPYFSSILLIEKAMLLVTNDSSPLHMAFSVATPAVVLYGPTRPNWSLPQGPYFAIQSPRDCSPCMKKRCPEGYRCLDEILPQNVYNVIIKNKEKIGFEFSV from the coding sequence ATGAAAAATAATTTGAATAAATTCGAAAAAAAGTTTGATGAGTCGAGTCCTAAAATTCTGTTTATAAGATTTAGCTCTTTTGGTGACATAATATTGGCTTCAGGAGTGATAGCTCTCTTGAAAAGCATATATCCAAACTCAGATATAACATGGATAATGGGCAATGAGTTCGCACCTGTATTTGAGGGGAGAACGCTTGCCAATAGAATTATTGGCATTGACAGATCTGGGCTTAAAGGTTATATTTCAGTGTTTAATCTTGCTAATAAACTTAGAGAAAAAACCTTTGACATAGTTGTAGACATTCAGGACAATAGAAGATCGGCAATTCTTTTAACAATGCTTAAATATAAAGTTAAAACAAAGTCTATGCCCTCTCTCAAACAAAGAGGGGACGATCACGCATACTTTCATTTTGCAAGAATTTTGAAGTCTATTGGAATTGATAAGATTCCAGAAAAACCATATTTGTTGTTCAATGACTTTGATAGGAAATCTTTGAACGAAAATTTATATTCTCTTGGCTATAAGGATGAGCCTCTTGTGGTGTTTGCTACGTCGGCCAGTCAGAGCTTAAAGAGATGGGATATTGAAAACTTTAAGGAATTAGCAAGAATTATAACTTCTAAAAACAAGGTTTCTATTGCGCTAATTGGTGCAAAAGGCGAGGAAGAATATGGATTTGAGGGTGAAAGAGTATACAACCTTATAGGAAAACTGCCGTATTTTTCTTCAATTCTCTTGATAGAAAAAGCAATGCTTCTTGTGACGAACGATTCATCTCCTTTACATATGGCATTTAGTGTCGCTACTCCAGCAGTAGTACTTTATGGTCCGACAAGGCCGAATTGGTCGCTGCCTCAAGGTCCATATTTTGCAATTCAAAGTCCAAGGGACTGCAGCCCGTGTATGAAGAAAAGGTGCCCTGAGGGATATAGGTGTTTAGATGAAATACTCCCACAAAATGTGTATAATGTAATAATAAAAAACAAGGAGAAAATTGGGTTTGAGTTTTCAGTTTGA
- a CDS encoding glycosyltransferase family 4 protein: MKILLVAHEKDAGGVSSHIISLSRELIKFGHQVKIVWHTPDERDQLSLPLHSKDPVSLFLSSFGLLRLLKDFSPDVVHVHSRMPFLAVLPWVKALKIPVVYTAHGNYSPHRLSKLISFANVVIALCSTHQVYVTKELGVDIRKIRIVGNGVDTEKFKPKHIEKANNEIVIGLVGRLVSAKGFSFFLKVFSYLPIQTRLVIVGDGELREVLEEDARNLNISSRVIFMGKRDDIEDIYPTFDIFCLPSIKEVYPLVLLEAMSSGLACVASDVGCVSEMGKNSIIVLPKSDLSLWVKSLLRLIDDGEGRQSLSKRALERSKAFSWESVAKRVEEIYLEVIEDEK, encoded by the coding sequence ATGAAGATACTGCTTGTTGCTCACGAAAAAGATGCAGGGGGAGTTTCCAGCCATATAATCTCGCTTTCAAGGGAGCTTATAAAATTCGGTCATCAGGTAAAAATTGTTTGGCATACACCAGATGAACGAGATCAATTGAGTTTGCCTCTTCACAGCAAAGATCCTGTATCTCTCTTTCTCTCTTCATTTGGATTGCTAAGGCTTCTTAAAGATTTTTCCCCTGACGTTGTTCACGTGCATTCAAGGATGCCATTCTTAGCTGTTCTGCCATGGGTCAAGGCTCTTAAAATACCTGTGGTCTATACAGCTCATGGTAATTATAGTCCTCACAGACTTTCAAAACTTATTTCTTTTGCTAATGTGGTTATAGCGCTCTGCTCAACTCATCAGGTTTATGTAACGAAGGAATTAGGCGTTGATATAAGAAAAATAAGAATAGTTGGCAATGGCGTTGATACAGAAAAATTTAAACCAAAGCATATAGAGAAAGCAAATAATGAAATTGTAATAGGTCTTGTGGGCAGACTGGTCAGCGCTAAAGGTTTTTCTTTCTTTCTTAAGGTATTTAGCTACCTTCCGATACAAACTCGACTGGTAATAGTAGGGGATGGAGAGCTAAGAGAGGTATTAGAAGAAGATGCAAGAAATCTAAACATCTCATCAAGGGTTATTTTTATGGGGAAAAGAGACGATATAGAGGACATATATCCAACCTTCGATATTTTTTGCCTGCCTTCTATAAAAGAGGTTTATCCACTGGTTCTTCTTGAAGCAATGAGCTCAGGCCTTGCCTGCGTAGCCTCAGATGTTGGTTGTGTCTCTGAAATGGGCAAAAATTCAATTATTGTTCTCCCAAAATCTGATCTAAGTTTATGGGTGAAATCTCTTTTGAGGCTTATAGATGATGGCGAGGGCAGGCAAAGTCTTTCGAAAAGGGCTCTTGAAAGGAGCAAAGCGTTTAGCTGGGAGAGCGTAGCAAAAAGAGTTGAGGAAATCTATTTAGAAGTTATTGAAGATGAAAAATAA
- a CDS encoding ELM1/GtrOC1 family putative glycosyltransferase — MKIIIISEGRPGHYNQSVSLARSVGLDYEIKNIPFVDFRTELLRLFDNVVSRDTAKKLFIKFFGVNPDNYVGAIGTGNRVHPFLALFKRATDLPTISIFYPKLLPDIFDMIIVPYHDRAPDNPGVYRVFGAIYFKEKIEDTEISNFRSRLKSNGPWISIIIGGNSKHHAFNSDEIIKGLELLFKNENLKAYRYLLSTSRRTPQDLEELIEKNNYPIDFSVYYHKDKTNPLRYYFEISDFAIITADSISMITEAINCGVFCYCLRIPEKGKLKFDNSFETLEKQGFIKLIEPEELGDIIKKNRINFEVADILYDKVRKLFKI; from the coding sequence TTGAAAATTATCATTATTTCTGAAGGAAGACCTGGACACTATAACCAGTCTGTGTCTTTGGCAAGGTCGGTTGGTTTGGATTACGAAATAAAGAATATACCATTTGTTGATTTTAGAACTGAACTTTTGAGGCTTTTTGATAACGTTGTTAGTAGAGATACTGCAAAAAAATTATTTATAAAATTTTTCGGAGTAAATCCAGATAACTACGTGGGCGCCATTGGCACAGGGAATAGAGTTCATCCCTTTCTGGCGCTTTTTAAAAGGGCTACAGATTTGCCTACAATATCAATCTTTTACCCAAAGCTTTTACCAGATATTTTTGATATGATAATCGTGCCCTATCATGATAGAGCGCCAGATAATCCAGGAGTTTATCGTGTATTTGGCGCCATATACTTTAAAGAAAAGATAGAAGACACTGAAATATCAAATTTTAGATCAAGGCTTAAATCAAATGGTCCATGGATATCAATTATTATTGGGGGGAATAGTAAACATCACGCTTTTAATTCTGATGAAATCATAAAGGGTTTGGAGCTTCTGTTTAAAAATGAGAATTTGAAAGCTTATAGATATTTGCTATCCACGTCCAGAAGAACCCCCCAGGACCTTGAAGAGCTTATTGAGAAAAATAATTATCCAATTGATTTTTCTGTTTACTATCACAAAGATAAGACAAATCCACTTAGATATTATTTTGAGATTTCTGATTTTGCAATCATTACCGCAGACTCTATCTCGATGATTACCGAAGCCATTAATTGCGGTGTCTTTTGTTACTGTTTAAGGATTCCCGAGAAGGGCAAGTTAAAATTTGATAATTCATTTGAAACCCTTGAAAAACAGGGTTTTATAAAGTTGATAGAGCCTGAAGAATTAGGAGATATTATAAAAAAGAATAGAATAAATTTTGAGGTCGCTGATATTCTATATGATAAAGTTAGAAAATTGTTTAAAATTTAG
- a CDS encoding SpoIVB peptidase S55 domain-containing protein, translating into MKRLVGFFVAIFLLMSSCAYAVQVGDIGIAKTTIKGSDISTFNIEVIGIVNNPGLYPSYLIKVWGSAIDFTGGIAEGMSGSPVYINGKLIGAISATFQNADPHIGLVTPIEAMRTLWDYEKKSPEVSELEKPVVLNGTSFTAVSRVPTNEKGVLVQMPCVLYYEKGFSGRVLSMLKKEMPLVSDVSSETSHEWTAQPGAPIAVQFARGSVELGAVGTLTEIDGNKILAFGHPATDAGNVDYFLSSAYTYYTIKSPILPFKVASIISPVGKVVQDRSYGIAAYLGTLPPTTTIDVNVNSNGEHSFFVQIPENEDMLLKYASKVVLQSLDDSLLSQHGGSSTADITIRLSDGTTIERTNMYSDPDDISYKSVLELDEMLYKILTNPLKKAVPEYIGFKIDMSNSIKSAQVDKVNMDNLAKKSEPIKLEVSLRPYREASYSENISIDPKLPKGSYALIVRGSDEASAQRAKTTTDNSSSKPKEEVIETFGQLVKSLTDKPKNNQLVIEIYSSQSSNEEKPTPVFKKYIDLPWVVTGIATKTFEVR; encoded by the coding sequence TTGAAAAGGTTAGTTGGTTTTTTTGTTGCAATATTTTTATTGATGAGCTCTTGTGCCTATGCTGTTCAGGTTGGCGATATTGGAATTGCAAAGACTACTATTAAGGGATCTGATATTTCAACCTTCAATATAGAAGTAATAGGTATAGTTAACAACCCTGGTTTGTATCCATCGTATTTAATAAAAGTCTGGGGTTCGGCTATTGACTTTACAGGCGGTATTGCTGAGGGTATGAGCGGGAGTCCCGTTTATATAAATGGCAAATTGATTGGCGCTATTTCTGCAACCTTTCAGAACGCAGACCCTCATATTGGATTGGTTACCCCAATAGAAGCGATGAGAACTCTTTGGGATTATGAAAAAAAATCTCCGGAAGTTAGCGAGCTTGAAAAACCTGTAGTTCTTAACGGGACATCCTTTACTGCTGTTTCAAGAGTGCCGACAAATGAAAAGGGCGTTTTAGTTCAAATGCCTTGCGTTTTATATTACGAAAAAGGTTTTTCTGGCAGAGTTCTCTCTATGTTAAAAAAAGAGATGCCTTTAGTTTCAGACGTTTCCTCTGAGACTTCTCATGAGTGGACAGCTCAGCCGGGCGCTCCTATTGCTGTTCAGTTTGCAAGGGGATCTGTGGAGCTTGGAGCTGTAGGAACTCTTACTGAAATTGATGGTAATAAAATCTTAGCTTTTGGACACCCTGCAACAGATGCTGGAAATGTGGATTATTTTTTGTCATCAGCTTATACATATTACACAATAAAAAGCCCGATCTTGCCCTTTAAGGTGGCATCTATAATATCTCCTGTAGGAAAAGTTGTTCAGGATAGATCTTATGGTATAGCCGCATATCTTGGTACTCTGCCTCCCACTACTACAATTGACGTTAACGTAAATTCGAATGGAGAACATAGCTTCTTTGTTCAAATACCTGAAAATGAGGATATGCTTCTAAAATATGCTTCTAAAGTTGTTTTGCAGTCGCTTGACGACTCGCTTTTGAGCCAACATGGTGGCTCTAGCACAGCTGATATTACCATAAGGCTTTCCGATGGCACTACCATAGAAAGAACAAATATGTATTCTGATCCTGATGATATATCCTATAAAAGCGTTCTTGAATTAGATGAAATGTTATACAAGATATTAACTAACCCATTGAAAAAAGCAGTTCCCGAATATATTGGTTTTAAGATAGATATGTCAAACAGCATAAAGAGCGCTCAGGTTGACAAAGTTAATATGGACAACCTGGCAAAGAAGTCTGAGCCTATTAAGCTTGAAGTTTCACTAAGACCATATCGAGAGGCCTCCTATAGCGAGAACATATCTATAGATCCAAAATTGCCAAAGGGTAGCTACGCTTTAATAGTAAGAGGAAGCGATGAGGCAAGCGCCCAGAGAGCTAAGACTACTACTGATAATAGTTCAAGTAAACCCAAAGAAGAAGTTATCGAAACCTTTGGCCAGTTAGTAAAATCTCTCACCGACAAGCCAAAAAACAATCAATTAGTTATAGAAATATATTCATCGCAATCATCCAATGAAGAAAAGCCTACACCTGTTTTTAAGAAGTATATCGATCTCCCATGGGTAGTTACCGGTATTGCCACCAAAACATTTGAAGTAAGGTAA
- a CDS encoding universal stress protein, translating to MTKQDRNIFVVLRDGKQNQLSLIKETRNYIATNNTSKIYLLRIVDRSEDIGVFNPEAEEAIVTKAENDISRFLSELSNINCQLEKVVKIGSYQDRIEELVNKYNPEAIIVQSSKMSGIKKIFLGSTTADVINNAHCPVIVVGS from the coding sequence ATGACTAAGCAGGATAGAAATATTTTTGTTGTTCTCAGAGATGGAAAGCAAAACCAGTTATCACTGATTAAGGAAACAAGAAATTATATAGCAACGAATAACACTTCTAAGATCTATTTATTGAGAATCGTAGACAGATCAGAGGACATTGGAGTCTTCAACCCTGAAGCAGAAGAAGCTATTGTTACAAAGGCTGAAAATGATATCTCAAGATTCTTGAGTGAACTTAGCAATATCAATTGTCAGTTAGAAAAGGTAGTAAAGATAGGATCTTACCAGGACAGAATCGAAGAGTTGGTAAATAAGTACAACCCTGAAGCAATAATAGTCCAGAGCTCTAAGATGAGCGGAATAAAGAAGATTTTTCTTGGAAGTACAACAGCAGATGTAATAAACAATGCACACTGCCCAGTAATTGTAGTCGGTTCTTAA
- a CDS encoding sulfite exporter TauE/SafE family protein, with amino-acid sequence MEANSMGILSNFITLDPANILFLLFVGFVGGLVSGFIGSGGAFVLTPGMMSIGVPGTIAVASNMCHKFPKSMVGAYKRWKYGQVDIKLGLVMAISAILGVQVGIQIQEVILKTWGNAGSNLYVSTMFIIVLTIVGAYVFKDALNMAKSKNAKEETTALAKRIQSINIPPMIYFGKVGAKISFWVTFPIGFCTGLLAATIAVGGFIGVPGMIYVLGATSTVGTATELVIAFVMGLVGSVKWAMSGMIDIRLTLIILAGSLIGVQIGAAATTFVKPYLIKFVMGFIMLLVAGSRILAVPQYLNELNIVPMEKQVLTALDQTSFIIMSLTLLAGALIIVFSMIRGKREIKRANAIAEVRVND; translated from the coding sequence ATGGAAGCAAATTCTATGGGGATCTTGTCAAACTTTATCACACTTGATCCAGCAAATATTCTTTTCCTATTGTTTGTCGGCTTTGTTGGAGGATTGGTTAGCGGCTTTATAGGTTCTGGCGGAGCATTTGTTCTTACACCGGGGATGATGAGCATTGGAGTTCCAGGAACAATAGCAGTTGCAAGCAATATGTGCCACAAGTTTCCAAAATCAATGGTTGGAGCATATAAGAGGTGGAAGTATGGTCAAGTAGATATAAAGTTAGGTCTTGTTATGGCAATATCAGCCATACTTGGAGTCCAGGTAGGCATACAAATCCAAGAAGTAATATTGAAGACTTGGGGAAATGCAGGGTCAAACCTTTATGTTAGTACTATGTTCATAATCGTTTTAACAATAGTCGGTGCGTATGTGTTTAAGGATGCACTAAATATGGCAAAGTCAAAGAACGCAAAGGAAGAGACGACTGCCCTTGCAAAGAGGATACAGAGCATAAACATACCGCCAATGATATATTTTGGCAAGGTAGGAGCAAAGATATCCTTCTGGGTTACCTTCCCAATCGGGTTTTGCACAGGACTTCTTGCGGCCACAATAGCGGTAGGAGGATTCATCGGAGTTCCAGGAATGATTTATGTATTGGGCGCAACTAGCACTGTAGGAACAGCAACAGAGTTGGTAATAGCATTTGTAATGGGTTTGGTTGGATCTGTAAAGTGGGCGATGAGCGGAATGATAGATATTAGATTAACTCTTATAATTCTTGCAGGATCGTTAATAGGAGTACAGATAGGAGCTGCTGCTACTACATTTGTAAAGCCATATCTTATAAAGTTTGTAATGGGTTTTATAATGCTCCTGGTTGCAGGCTCAAGGATACTTGCAGTCCCTCAGTACCTAAATGAATTGAATATTGTGCCTATGGAAAAGCAGGTCTTAACGGCTCTTGATCAAACCAGTTTTATAATAATGAGCTTAACTCTTCTTGCTGGAGCGCTAATAATAGTCTTTAGCATGATCAGGGGAAAGAGAGAAATCAAAAGAGCAAATGCTATTGCAGAAGTGAGAGTTAATGATTAG